The sequence AGATTCAACCGCCGGGCACTGATATAATAAAGGGTTTTGCCGAGATCACCACCGCTGATAATTTCCTTAATCCTCCGAACCGGCTGGGAATACAGAAAGGTATGGCCGACCATCAGGGTAAGCTTTTTCTTTTCGGCAAGCGCTTTTAATTTTACACACTCGGCAACGGACGCGGCCATGGGCTTTTCAATGAGGGTATGTTTGCCGGCATTGAGGCTTTTTTCAGCCAGCTTGAAATGGGCGTGCACCGGAGTCGCTATGGCGATGGCATGGATTTCCGGATCGTTGATCAATTGCTCGTAATCTTTGGTTGTCTCAGCCGCCGGATAGAGGGTTTTCATGTGGGCCAGGCGCTCCTCGCTCAAATCGCAGATAGTCTTGACCTTGCAGTCTTTGAGTGAGTTGAAGTTACGAATGATATTCGGACCCCAGTATCCACAACCAACAATGGCAATATTAATCATTTCTTCCCCTTTGGATCTGCTGTTTTTAATAAAAATTTATCAACCGAATGCGTTTTGCAGGTGACCGAACAGATTGGAGTGACCTTCTGCCTGGGTGCACCCCAACACTTTACTACTTTCCAAAAATAAAAACAAAAGAGAAAAGAGAATAAAAAGAATCTGTTAAAGGATTTCCTTGATTTGCGAGACTATGGCCCGAGGAGTCAGCAACAGGATCTTTATATCATGCCACAAAGACCGATTCCTGAGATAACGGATGTCCAGGCGGACCATCTCCTTAAAGGTGAGGCGATTCTTGCCGCTTATCTGCCACAGCCCTGTCATGCCGGGGATGGTGGAGAGTCGAGCCCTGTGCCAGCGGTCATACTCATCAACCTCATAGGGTATGGGCGGCCGGGGCCCGATAAGACTCATGTCGCCGATAAGGACGTTGATAAGCTGGGGCAACTCATCTATACAGCTCTTACGTAAAAAATTACCACAAGGAATTATCTGTGGATCGTGATCAAGCTTGGTCATGGGCTTGCCTGCACTTCCAGGCGAATTGTCGTCCTTGATAAGCTCGGCAAGAAGTTTCTGATGGGCCGTGGTGTCGGCATTGACCTTCATGGTCCGGAATTTAAAAAAGGTAAATGTTTTTCCACCAAATCCTATCCGCTGCTGTTTGAAAAAAACCGGCCCCGGCGATACAGTCTTGATGAAACCGGCGATGAGCATAAAAACAGGCGCACAAATCATGAGGCCAAGGCTGGCGCCGGCTATATCCGTCATCCGCTTCCATTTCGGCATTCTATGATTTGCCGTTAAGATGATATCGTGGCCCGTTTTTTTGCTTTTTCCCCGGGCTTCAGA is a genomic window of Pseudomonadota bacterium containing:
- a CDS encoding sugar transferase, with the protein product MPKWKRMTDIAGASLGLMICAPVFMLIAGFIKTVSPGPVFFKQQRIGFGGKTFTFFKFRTMKVNADTTAHQKLLAELIKDDNSPGSAGKPMTKLDHDPQIIPCGNFLRKSCIDELPQLINVLIGDMSLIGPRPPIPYEVDEYDRWHRARLSTIPGMTGLWQISGKNRLTFKEMVRLDIRYLRNRSLWHDIKILLLTPRAIVSQIKEIL